In the genome of Coregonus clupeaformis isolate EN_2021a chromosome 1, ASM2061545v1, whole genome shotgun sequence, one region contains:
- the LOC121582247 gene encoding C1q-related factor-like — MLVLVLVVLIPVLVSSVGADDASHFEMLGTCRMVCDPYLDSGGTGKATSTTGLQAEAEAEELSDHSIGPPLPTYGSHGPQGKPGRPGKPGPPGPPGEPGPPGPKGPPGDGGDALKTGILGLGGQGAIATATYSTTPRVAFSAGLRNPQEGYEVLKFDDVVTNLGDNYDGSLGKFTCKIPGTYFFIYNVLMRGGDGTSMWADLLKNGLVRASAIAQDQDQSYDYASNSVILHLDAGDEVFIKLDGGKAHGGNSNKYSTFSGFILYAD, encoded by the exons ATGCTGGTCCTGGTGCTGGTGGTCCTCATCCCCGTGCTGGTCAGCTCAGTGGGCGCAGATGATGCCAGCCACTTTGAGATGCTAGGCACCTGCCGCATGGTGTGCGACCCGTATCTGGACTCAGGGGGCACGGGGAAAGCTACCTCCACCACAGGCCTCCAGGCGGAAGCAGAGGCTGAGGAGCTGAGCGACCACAGCATCGGCCCACCGCTGCCCACCTATGGCAGCCACGGTCCACAGGGCAAGCCCGGTCGCCCCGGGAAACCCGGACCCCCGGGACCCCCCGGAGAGCCCGGTCCACCGGGGCCCAAAGGACCCCCAGGGGACGGAGGAGACGCTTTGAAGACGGGGATACTGGGTCTGGGGGGCCAAGGAGCCATCGCCACGGCCACCTACAGCACCACGCCACGGGTGGCTTTCTCCGCGGGACTCCGGAACCCCCAGGAGGGCTACGAGGTCCTGAAGTTTGACGACGTGGTCACCAACCTGGGGGATAACTATGACGGCTCGCTTGGCAAGTTCACGTGCAAGATCCCCGGAACCTACTTCTTCATCTACAATGTGCTGATGAGGGGAGGGGACGGCACCAGCATGTGGGCGGACCTGCTGAAGAACGGTCTG GTCAGGGCCAGTGCCATAGCCCAAGACCAGGACCAGAGTTATGACTACGCCAGCAACAGTGTCATCCTTCATTTGGATGCTGGGGATGAGGTCTTCATCAAACTGGACGGGGGCAAGGCCCACGGGGGCAACAGCAACAAATACAGCACCTTCTCAGGGTTCATCCTCTATGCTGACTGA